In Chaetodon trifascialis isolate fChaTrf1 chromosome 2, fChaTrf1.hap1, whole genome shotgun sequence, one DNA window encodes the following:
- the ndufaf5 gene encoding arginine-hydroxylase NDUFAF5, mitochondrial isoform X1 — protein sequence MSSGVCRRVLQRLQIAGSAPAASSGSWSRIPSSCCRPRPGPRSETRRGLSVPGRSAMNVFNREMKKRQKNWAASLQDGHLYDYLRDEVGGRVADRVYDIARTFPLALDIGGGKSHIAEHLNKDVVQRLFLTDISEKTLKQSRRSEIPTHCVLADEEFLPFKENTFDLVMSSMSLHWINDLPGALKQIHQVLKPDGVFIGAMVGGETLYELRCSLQLAETEREGGFSPHVSPYTAVTDLGNLLGQAGFTLLTVDVDDIQVHYPGIIEVMTDLQGMGESNCAWNRRSLLHRDTILAAAAVYKEMYGSEDGSIPATFEILYMIGWKPHESQAKPAKRGSATASFGDLSKISKPTDANKT from the exons ATGAGCAGCGGAGTGTGTCGCAGAGtcctgcagaggctgcagataGCCGGGTCCgctcctgcagcctcctccgGCAGCTGGAGCCGGATCCCATCCTCCTGCTGCAGACCCCGGCCTGGGCCCAGGTCTGAAACCCGAAGAGGACTGTCAGTGCCGGGCAGGAGCGCCATGAACGTGTTCAACagggagatgaagaagaggcagaagaacTGGGCAGCATCACTGCAGGACGGACACCTGTACGACTACCTGAGGGACGAG GTTGGCGGTCGAGTGGCAGATCGAGTCTACGACATCGCGAG GACGTTTCCTCTGGCTCTGGACATCGGTGGTGGGAAAAGTCACATTGCGGAGCATTTAAACAAG GATGTAGTGCAGCGTTTGTTCCTGACAGACATCTCAGAGAAAACTTTG AAACAGAGCAGACGCAGTGAGATACCGACTCACTGTGTTCTGGCTGACGAGGAGTTTCTGCCGTTTAAAGAAAACACCTTCGACCTGGTGATGAGCAGCATGAG TCTGCACTGGATCAATGACCTGCCAGGAGCTCTCAAACAG ATCCACCAGGTGCTGAAGCCAGACGGGGTGTTCATCGGGGCGATGGTGGGCGGGGAGACCCTGTACGAGCTCCGCTGTTCCCTCCAGCTCGCCGAAAccgagagggagggaggcttCTCCCCCCACGTCTCCCCCTACACTGCCGTCACAGACCTGGGCAACCTGCTGGGCCAGGCCGGCTTCACCTTGCTGACTGTG gACGTTGATGACATTCAGGTTCACTATCCAGGAATCATTGAAGTCATGACTGATTTACAAG GTATGGGTGAGAGTAACTGTGCCTGGAACAGGAGGTCACTGTTGCACAGAGACACCatattagcagcagcagctgtttataAAG AGATGTATGGTAGCGAGGACGGGTCCATCCCCGCCACCTTCGAGATCCTCTACATGATTGGCTGGAAGCCTCATGAGTCACAG GCCAAACCGGCGAAGCGAGGCTCAGCCACGGCGTCGTTTGGAGATTTGTCGAAGATCAGCAAGCCGACCGACGCAAACAAGACATAG
- the ndufaf5 gene encoding arginine-hydroxylase NDUFAF5, mitochondrial isoform X2, with product MSSMSLHWINDLPGALKQIHQVLKPDGVFIGAMVGGETLYELRCSLQLAETEREGGFSPHVSPYTAVTDLGNLLGQAGFTLLTVDVDDIQVHYPGIIEVMTDLQGMGESNCAWNRRSLLHRDTILAAAAVYKEMYGSEDGSIPATFEILYMIGWKPHESQAKPAKRGSATASFGDLSKISKPTDANKT from the exons ATGAGCAGCATGAG TCTGCACTGGATCAATGACCTGCCAGGAGCTCTCAAACAG ATCCACCAGGTGCTGAAGCCAGACGGGGTGTTCATCGGGGCGATGGTGGGCGGGGAGACCCTGTACGAGCTCCGCTGTTCCCTCCAGCTCGCCGAAAccgagagggagggaggcttCTCCCCCCACGTCTCCCCCTACACTGCCGTCACAGACCTGGGCAACCTGCTGGGCCAGGCCGGCTTCACCTTGCTGACTGTG gACGTTGATGACATTCAGGTTCACTATCCAGGAATCATTGAAGTCATGACTGATTTACAAG GTATGGGTGAGAGTAACTGTGCCTGGAACAGGAGGTCACTGTTGCACAGAGACACCatattagcagcagcagctgtttataAAG AGATGTATGGTAGCGAGGACGGGTCCATCCCCGCCACCTTCGAGATCCTCTACATGATTGGCTGGAAGCCTCATGAGTCACAG GCCAAACCGGCGAAGCGAGGCTCAGCCACGGCGTCGTTTGGAGATTTGTCGAAGATCAGCAAGCCGACCGACGCAAACAAGACATAG
- the LOC139345618 gene encoding uncharacterized protein: MDSPLCTQRASGLRSSLLSAPELEANSPPHIWENMMKEPETSLLKLHGGEKVKSTAQLLIEKEEVPYKGDKNKWWQGVVNTPLRAVGQTVCDDRCDVGQHKFCVTSANTTTNRYDENENITDSKRSDSASSVPDDDDDDADKKVEDGAKDLPVKESSSYPTERVSKFPIFQLPSLQSSKLLNYVNDYISCKLKLKESVCGQMKQETDTAAEEVEANRSYHVGYFTGKLSEVYKGAGKRLQDTRDIIRNVQVGEMKVVLSQYVTMISKELPLIHRMHLKPEPEPFVFAEDKATSVDLLMDSTLSLPQNRSMPVIPGVAGWPEGSVLSLKNTCPEVFYQKLVELPPALSQLQSLSSQKMLEKLESVAPPMKVNKPLSVFWLRTASRKHPIPRPGCLLLSEKDITVLSSETNSVDTLGIFHQFNLLEIKNVQISLAGQHIRLIGCTEDTVLVVFTHNKELTQAFCKALLKVLSPEKFSEGTEDHPLLSGDLMVLSLDWSSRVPDIVLDNGFHITSRFKRVLADLLYIIHGNMDGPGKPSLANICPLLYTSVKVMNSTRVHQSTIFQFLLTDTHVVLLREDGVFHPVPRDSTLVPALPQFQGLELRKRSEIRCLLVRKNDNWLVVEITFTTDKPQAQEKKVESRRGSAEATYVGRSRCDSWKLSFSCTSDAVILINHLCT, encoded by the coding sequence ATGGACTCCCCCTTGTGCACACAGAGAGCCAGTGGGTTGCGGTCTAGCCTCCTGTCTGCCCCAGAGCTTGAGGCAAACTCTCCTCCTCACATCTGGGAAAACATGATGAAAGAACCAGAGACGAGCCTCTTAAAGCTTCACGGAGgagaaaaagtaaaatcaacAGCTCAGCTCTTGATTGAAAAAGAGGAAGTGCCTTacaaaggtgacaaaaacaaatggtggCAAGGAGTGGTGAATACTCCTCTAAGAGCAGTGGGCCAAACTGTTTGTGATGATCGTTGTGATGTTGGACAACACAAGTTTTGTGTCACCTCAGCAAACACCACGACCAACAGatatgatgaaaatgaaaatatcactGATAGTAAAAGAAGTGATTCTGCGTCCAGTgttcctgatgatgatgatgatgatgctgataaAAAGGTTGAAGATGGAGCGAAGGACCTGCCGGTAAAGGAAAGCTCTTCTTATCCAACAGAAAGAGTTTCCAAGTTTCCAATTTTCCAACTTCCCAGTCTTCAGTCATCAAAGTTGCTGAACTATGTCAATGACTATATCAGTTGCAAGTTGAAGTTGAAGGAATCGGTTTGTGGTCAAATGaaacaagagacagacacagcagctgaggaggtAGAGGCCAACAGGAGCTACCATGTGGGGTATTTTACTGGAAAGCTGTCCGAAGTGTACAAAGGCGCTGGTAAAAGGCTACAGGACACACGGGACATCATTCGAAATGTACAAGTAGGTGAAATGAAGGTTGTACTCTCTCAATATGTGACCATGATATCCAAAGAGCTGCCACTGATTCATCGAATGCATCTTAAACCAGAGCCAGAGCCTTTCGTCTTTGCAGAAGACAAAGCAACTTCGGTTGATCTGTTGATGGATAGCACCCTCAGTCTTCCTCAGAATCGCAGCATGCCTGTGATCCCAGGTGTCGCAGGATGGCCTGAAGGCTCTGTGTTGTCTCTCAAAAACACATGTCCTGAAGTTTTTTATCAGAAGCTGGTCGAGCTGCCACCGGCCCTGTCTCAGCTACAGTCACTTTCATCACAGAAGATGCTAGAAAAGTTGGAATCTGTGGCCCCTCCAATGAAAGTCAACAAGCCTTTGAGTGTCTTCTGGCTCAGAACTGCCAGCCGTAAGCATCCGATCCCAAGGCCTGGGTGCTTGCTTTTGTCAGAAAAGGACATAACAGTGCTGTCAAGTGAAACCAATTCAGTCGACACCTTAGGTATTTTTCACCAGTTTAATCTTCTGGAAATCAAGAATGTCCAGATTAGCTTGGCAGGGCAACACATTCGCCTAATTGGCTGCACTGAAGACACTGTCTTGGTGGTTTTTACCCACAACAAAGAACTCACCCAGGCGTTCTGCAAGGCTCTACTGAAGGTTCTCTCTCCTGAAAAGTTCTCTGAAGGGACTGAGGATCATCCCTTACTCTCTGGTGACCTCATGGTCCTCTCTCTGGATTGGTCATCAAGAGTTCCTGACATCGTCCTGGACAACGGATTTCACATTACCTCCAGATTTAAGCGGGTCCTGGCAGACCTGCTCTACATCATCCATGGGAACATGGATGGTCCTGGCAAACCATCTCTGGCAAACATTTGTCCTCTGCTCTACACCAGCGTCAAGGTCATGAACTCTACCCGTGTGCATCAGAGCACCATTTTTCAGTTCCTCCTGACGGACACTCATGTAGTTCTTCTCCGTGAGGATGGCGTCTTTCACCCGGTGCCACGGGACTCCACTCTGGTTCCTGCCCTGCCCCAATTCCAGGGGCTTGAACTCCGCAAGCGCTCAGAGATCAGATGCCTGCTTGTGAGGAAGAATGACAACTGGCTGGTGGTAGAGATCACGTTTACAACTGACAAACCTCAAGCTCAAGAAAAGAAGGTGGAGTCCAGGCGGGGCTCTGCTGAAGCGACCTACGTCGGGCGCAGTCGGTGCGATTCCTGGAAATTATCTTTTAGTTGTACCTCAGATGCTGTGATCTTGATTAATCATCTGTGTACCTAA
- the LOC139345656 gene encoding dynein regulatory complex subunit 4-like: MPPKTKSKKAGKGKSAAVVDGLSTEEMSKDQLEEHIVRLREELDREREERSYFQLERDKIQAFWEISKRSLEETKAELRNRQREREEAEERHRVEITVYKQKLKHVLSEHHNTTSRLKMDGVASTSLIQDKHTESELGLQREKLGLQADLREKKDHNGNCIKMLKLKHQVELMELANDYERRIREIEVKYHKKTQSMIEVEGKKRRAEINELEDRIKSRVVTLVEEHDKALRGAEEHYSTIQSQLLAHQKMLKEELAEVTKQQARAENELSAAQRENKRLSESLQDAQQKLPELRKQLEHYNQAKAKMAATRARVKVTEKELRDLTVEHELLLQAFEKVQQERDELLKKQTEAILDVQQKSRLKELLLERKLAALTDSLETKEAQLCAALSASNVDQTVGSCAENKLEEILESKQVTIDALQCDLARDCKEYDDLLQTCKDKLETLGIPLYDFPFRPSEQILDGQTPGQNSAGPATKH, from the exons ATG CCACCGAAGACTAAAAGCAAAAAGGCCGGGAAGGGGAAGTCAGCTGCGGTGGTGGACGGTCTTTCAACGGAGGAGATGTCCAAGGATCAG CTGGAGGAGCACATAGTTCGCCTCCGAGAGGAGCTGGACAGAGAGCGGGAGGAGAGGAGCTACTtccagctggagagggacaaGATCCAGGCCTTCTGGGAAATCTCCAAGAGGAGCCTGGAGGAGACGAAGGCTGAGCTGAGGaacagacaaagggagagagaggaggcagaggagcgcCACCGAGTGGAGATCACT GTGTACAAGCAGAAGCTGAAGCACGTCCTGTCTGAACACCACAACACGACCTCCAGGCTGAAGATGGACGGCGTCGCCTCAACCTCGCTGATCCAGGACAAGCACACGGAGTCAGAGCTTGGGCTTCAGAGAGAAAAGCTCGGCCTGCAGGCCGAcctcagagagaagaaagaccACAATGGAAACTGCATCAAGATGCTCAAGCTG AAACACCAGGTAGAGTTAATGGAACTGGCAAATGACTATGAAAGAAGAATCAGAG AAATTGAAGTGAAATATCACAAGAAAACGCAGTCGATGATTGAGGTGGAGGGCAAAAAGCGGAGAGCTGAGATCAACGAGCTTGAGGACAGAATAAAGAGTCGTGTTGTGACTTTAGTGGAGGAGCACGACAAAGCCCTCAGAGGTGCTGAGGAGCACTACTCCACGATTCAAAGTCAACTGTTGGCGCATCAGAAAATGCTGAAG GAAGAACTCGCAGAGGTGACGAAGCAGCAGGCACGAGCGGAAAATGAGCTTTCAGCGGCTCAGCGGGAGAACAAACGTCTGAGCGAGTCTCTGCAGGACGCCCAACAGAAGCTGCCCGAGCTCCGAAAACAGCTGGAACACTACAACCAGGCCAAGGCCAAGATGGCG GCGACTAGAGCTCGAGTGAAGGTCACTGAAAAGGAACTGAGAGATCTGACGGTGGAGcatgagctgctgcttcaggcGTTTGAAAAG GTTCAGCAGGAGCGTGATGAGCTGTTGAAGAAGCAGACGGAGGCTATTCTGGATGTCCAGCAGAAGAGCAGACTGAAGGAGCTGTTGCTGGAGAGGAAGTTGGCAGCGCTGACAGACTCGCTGGAGACGAAGGAGGCTCAGCTCTGCGCCGCGCTGTCGGCCTCCAACGTCGACCAAACTGTGGGCAGCTGCGCTGAAAACAAACTCGAG GAAATACTGGAGTCTAAACAGGTCACCATCGATGCCTTGCAGTGCGATTTGGCTCGAGACTGTAAG GAGTATGATGACCTGCTGCAGACCTGTAAGGACAAGCTGGAGACTTTGGGCATCCCTCTGTACGACTTTCCCTTCAGGCCCTCAGAGCAGATCCTGGATGGACAGACTCCAGGACAGAACTCTGCTGGACCTGCTACTAAACACTGA
- the acaa1 gene encoding 3-ketoacyl-CoA thiolase, peroxisomal, with product MHRLKIISGHLRPSSPLVSRRDLRRSECASAAVRSPEDVVVVHGRRTAFGKAKRGAFKDTTPDELLSAVMTAVLKDVGLSPNKLGDVCVGNVLQPGAGALVARVAHFLSGFPDTVPVYTVNRQCSSGLQAVLNIAGAIRNRSIDVGLACGVESMSLRSVDNPGDLSSRLMDNDKARDCIIPMGITSENVAERFGVSREKQDAFALSSQQKAARAQSSGVFQQEIVPISTKFVDKDGNEQQVTVTKDEGIRAGTTLAGLSKLQPAFKPDGSTTAGNSSQVSDGAAAVLIGRRSAVQALGLPVLGVLRASAVVGVPPDIMGIGPAFAIPAALEQAGLTVSDIDVFEINEAFASQAMYCVEKLGIPLEKVNPNGGAIALGHPLGCTGARQVVTLLNELKRRGKRAYGVVSMCIGTGMGAAAVFEYPGP from the exons ATGCACAGATTAAAGATAATCTCGGGACACTTGCGCCCCTCCAGTCCTTTAGTGTCCAGACGGGACTTACGGAGGTCGGAGTGCGCCTCAGCAGCCGTCCGCAGTCCGGAGGACGTGGTGGTGGTTCATGGACGCAGGACTGCTTTCGGGAAAGCTAAGAGAGGAGCGTTTAAG GACACGACGCCCGATGAGCTGCTGAGTGCAGTGATGACCGCCGTGCTCAAAGACGTTGGACTGTCACCCAACAAGCTGGGAGACGTTTGTGTGG gtaACGTGCTGCAACCGGGTGCCGGTGCTCTGGTGGCCCGAGTGGCTCATTTCCTCAG tGGGTTTCCAGACACCGTGCCGGTCTACACTGTGAACAGACAGTGCTCCTCTGGACTGCAGGCTGTGCTTAACATCGCAG GAGCCATCAGGAACAGATCCATTGACGTGGGCCTCGCGTGTGG tgtggagaGCATGTCTCTGCGTAGTGTAGATAATCCAGGAGATCTGAGCTCCAGGCTGATGGACAACGACAAAGCCAGAGACTGCATCATCCCGATGGG CATCACATCAGAGAACGTCGCAGAGAGATTCGGAGTCTCCAGAGAGAAACAGGACGCCTTCGCTCTCAGTTCTCAGCAGAA AGCCGCCCGGGCGCAGAGCTCAGGTGTCTTCCAGCAGGAGATCGTTCCCATCAGCACCAAGTTTGTAGACAAAGACGGTAACGAGCAGCAGGTGACGGTCACTAAGGATGAAGGGATCAGAGCGGGAACCACTCTGGCAGGACTCAGTAAACTCCAGCCGGCCTTCAAACCCGACGGCAGCACCACAGCAG GTAACTCCAGCCAGGTGAGTGACGGAGCGGCGGCCGTGCTGATTGGTCGCCGGTCTGCGGTCCAGGCTCTGGGTCTGCCGGTCCTGGGGGTCCTGAGGGCCAGCGCAGTGGTGGGGGTGCCTCCTGACATTATGGGTATTGGACCAGCGTTCGCCATCCCTGCAGCTCTGGAGCAGGCTG GACTGACTGTGTCTGATATCGACGTGTTTGAAATCAATGAGGCCTTCGCCAGTCAG gcgATGTACTGCGTGGAGAAGCTGGGAATCCCGTTGGAGAAGGTGAATCCTAACGGAGGCGCCATCGCTCTGGGTCATCCTCTGGGCTGCACCGGAGCTCGACAGGTGGTGACGCTGCTCAATGAGCTCAAACGCAGAGGAAAGAG GGCGTACGGCGTCGTGTCCATGTGCATCGGGACTGGGatgggagctgctgctgtctttgaaTACCCCGGACCGTAG
- the esf1 gene encoding ESF1 homolog, with product MSSKKSQDSDERFLRVQRDPRFWEMPERERKIKIDKRFQSMFHDKRFKEKYTVDKRGRPINQTSTEDLKRFYQVSDSEDEDDEEDVKTKSVAEGKKKKKVKEKLVKADGEVKKGKAVPSRDGKAKAERGVRVVEEDEEDDGEQESAEEDDADLGDSVTAGSEEDEDDEEDDDDDDSEEESDAVSGSDEEESGLDSEEDSDSEPDLARGKGNIETSSDEDDDDDVDAILRKEEEEIEHDWGELCKDAPRGEEVSTRLAVCNMDWDRMKAKDLLAVLNSFTPKGGAVLSVKIYPSEFGKERLKVEETQGPLELRALPDDSEDDTEEEKVYREKMRDYQFKRLKYFYAVAECDSVDTAAKIYEECDGYEYESSCSVLDLRFIPDDVKFDEEPKDVAMDVNLAAYTPKLFSSSATTTSKVQLTWDETDHERVTALNRKFNKNELLDMDFNAYLASSSEDEDSEGGGIEFGEEEEDGEEDNAAGGETVLRRCDVLSKEPDVEKKPQREEEKKKKKKKSEEQISKYRDLLKGIQDKEKKLQEDKDMEMEITWVPGLKETTEQLVKKKLEGKDQLTPWEEFLEKKKDKKKQKKSQRKEGEDEEKLSDDEFPPDVDLSDPFFAEELAATDMKKKQKGKKKKKQEEEGRTAEEEEEQEKQKAEITLLMEDDGDDAKHKHFNYDKIVEQQNLSKKKRKKLLKKGEESLQDDDFQMDVKDPRFQAMFTSHLFNLDPSHPSYKKTKATQSILNEKQRRREEEHQQMEDTLNAAGKQEVAGKKRENDSDSPTVEAASKKLMDPSLSLLVKSIKSKTEQFQARKKQKFM from the exons ATGTCGTCCAAAAAGAGCCAGGACAGCGATGAGCGCTTCCTGCGGGTGCAGAGGGACCCCAGATTCTGGGAAATGCCCGAGAGAGAACGCAAAATCAAGATAGACAAGCGTTTCCAATCCATGTTTCACGATAAGCGCTTCAAGGAGAAGTACACGGTGGACAAGCGAGGCCGTCCCATCAACCAGACCTCCACCGAGGACCTGAAGCGCTTCTACCAAGTCTCTGACTCTGAGGATGAAGACGACGAGGAGGACGTAAAGACCAAGAGCGTGGCAGAgggcaagaaaaagaaaaaagtgaaggaGAAGCTGGTGAAGGCTGACGGAGAGGTGAAGAAAGGAAAAGCGGTGCCGAGCAGAGACGGTAAAGCTAAAGCTGAACGAGGCGTCCGAGTGGTTGAAGAAG ATGAGGAAGACGATGGGGAGCAGGAAAGTGCAGAGGAGGACGATGCTGACCTCGGGGACAGTGTTACAGCTGGcagtgaggaggatgaagatgatgaagaagacgatgatgatgatgattcagaAGAGGAGAGTGATGCGGTGAGCGGATCTGACGAGGAGGAGTCCGGTCTGGATTCAGAAgaggacagtgacagtgagccgGATCTGGCCAGAGGAAAGGGAAACATAGAGACCAGCTCGGATGAAGACGACGATGACGACGTGGATGCCATcctgaggaaagaggaagaagagatcGAACATGACTGGGGAGAGCTGTGCAAAGATGCTCCACGTGGCGAGGAG GTTTCTACCCGACTGGCTGTCTGCAACATGGACTGGGACCGGATGAAAGCCAAAGACCTGCTGGCTGTGCTGAACTCCTTCACGCCCAAAGGAGGAGCTGTGCTGTCTGTTAAG ATCTACCCATCAGAGTTTGGGAAGGAGAGGTTGAAAGTGGAGGAGACTCAGGGACCGCTGGAGCTGAGAGCTCTGCCCGACGACTCAGAGGACgacactgaggaggagaa gGTTTACAGAGAGAAGATGCGTGACTACCAGTTCAAGCGGCTGAAGTATTTCTACGCTGTAGCGGAGTGTGACTCGGTCGACACCGCTGCCAAAATCTACGAGGAGTGTGACGGCTACGAGTACGAGAGCAGCTGCTCCGTCCTGGACCTTCG GTTTATTCCTGACGATGTCAAGTTTGACGAGGAGCCCAAAGACGTGGCGATGGACGTGAACCTCGCGGCTTACACGCCCAagctgttctcctcctctgccacaacaacatcaaag GTGCAGCTGACGTGGGATGAGACAGACCATGAGCGCGTGACTGCCTTGAACAGGAAATTCAacaaaaatgagctgctggacATGGACTTCAACGCATACCTGGCCTCCTCCAGCGAGGACGAggacagtgaaggaggagggatTGAGtttggagaggaagaggaggatggagaggaggacaatGCAGCAGGAGGTGAGACAGTACTGAGGAGGTGTGATGTCCTTTCCAAAGAGCCAGACGTGGAGAAGAAACCccaaagggaggaagagaagaagaagaagaagaagaaaagcgaGGAGCAGATCTCCAAGTACAGAGATCTGCTGAAAGGTATCcaggacaaagagaagaagctgcaggaagacaaagacatgGAGATGGAGATCACCTGGGTGCCAG GGCTGAAGGAGACGACGGAGCAGCTGGTGAAGAAGAAGTTGGAGGGGAAGGATCAGCTGACGCCGTGGGAGGAGTtcctggagaagaagaaagacaagaagaagcagaagaaatcTCAAAGAAAAGAG GGCGAGGATGAGGAAAAGCTCAGCGACGATGAGTTTCCCCCAGATGTTGATCTCAGTGACCCCTTCTTTGCAGAGGAGCTCGCTGCTACAG acatgaagaagaaacagaaggggaagaaaaagaagaagcaggaggaggaggggcggacagctgaggaggaggaggagcaggagaaacaAAAG gcgGAGATAACTCTGCTGATGGAGGACGACGGTGACGAcgccaaacacaaacacttcaacTACGACAAGATCGTGGAGCAGCAGAACTTGagcaaaaagaagaggaagaagctgctgaagaagGGCGAGGAGTCGCTGCAGGACGACGACTTCCAG ATGGATGTCAAAGACCCTCGTTTCCAGGCCATGTTCACCTCCCACCTGTTCAACCTGGACCCGTCCCACCCCAGCTACAAGAAGACTAAAGCCACGCAGAGCATCCTGAATGAGAAGCAGCGCAGACGAGAGGAGGAGcatcagcagatggaggacACGCTGAACGCCGCtggtaaacaggaagtggcagGAAAGAAACGGGAAAATGACTCTGACTCTCCGACAGTCGAGGCCGCCTCGAAGAAATTGATGGACCCCAGTTTGTCTCTGCTCGTCAAGTCGATTAAGAGCAAAACAGAGCAGTTTCAGGCTCGGAAGAAACAGAAGTTCATGTAG
- the btbd3a gene encoding BTB/POZ domain-containing protein 3a, protein MAAELFPTKKLVPSASASSTTSIQQYQQQNLTNNNTTTAQGCCNWQGLYPTIRERNSVMFNNEMMADVHFVVGPPGGTQRVPGHKYVLAVGSSVFHAMFYGELAEDQDEIRIPDVEPPSFLAMLKYIYCDEIDLCADTVLATLYAAKKYIVPHLARACVNFLETSLSAKNACVLLSQSCLFEEPDLTQRCWEVIDAQAELALRSEGFCDIDTQTLESILRRETLNAKEMVVFEAALNWAEAECQRQDLMPTIENKRLVLGKAIYLIRIPTMALEDFANGAAQSGVLTLNETNDIFLWYTAANKPELLFCTKPRKGLSPQRCHRFQSCAYRSNQWRYRGRCDSIQFAVDRRVFIAGFGLYGSSCGSAEYSAKIELKRQGVPMAQRIIKYFSDGSSSTFPVWFDYPVQIEPDTFYTASVVLDGNELSYFGQEGMTEVQCGKVTFQFQCSSDSTNGTGVQGGQIPELIFYA, encoded by the exons ATGGCTGCAGAGCTGTTCCCCACCAAGAAGCTGGTCCCCTCCGCCTCAGCGAGCAGCACCACCTCCATCCAACAGTACCAGCAGCAGAACCtgaccaacaacaacaccaccactGCACAGGGCTGCTGCAACTGGCAGGGCCTGTACCCGACCATCCGAGAGAG GAATTCAGTCATGTTCAACAATGAGATGATGGCAGACGTTCACTTTGTGGTTGGGCCGCCTGGCGGGACACAGCGAGTTCCAGGTCATAAG TACGTCCTGGCTGTCGGCAGCTCGGTGTTCCACGCTATGTTTTATGGAGAACTGGCCGAGGATCAGGATGAAATCCGGATCCCTGACGTGGAGCCTCCTTCGTTCCTGGCCATGTTGAA GTATATCTACTGTGATGAGATCGACCTGTGTGCTGACACCGTGCTCGCTACCCTCTACGCCGCCAAAAAATACATCGTGCCTCATCTGGCCCGGGCCTGTGTCAACTTCCTAGAGACCAGCCTGAGTGCCAAGAACGCCTGCGTGCTGCTGTCTCAGAGCTGCCTGTTCGAGGAGCCCGACCTGACGCAGCGCTGCTGGGAGGTGATCGACGCTCAGGCTGAGCTCGCTCTGCGCTCCGAAGGTTTCTGCGACATCGACACCCAGACGCTGGAAAGCATCCTGCGGCGGGAGACGCTTAACGCCAAAGAGATGGTGGTGTTCGAGGCGGCGCTGAATTGGGCCGAGGCTGAGTGTCAACGGCAAGACCTGATGCCGACTATTGAGAACAAGCGCCTGGTGTTGGGGAAGGCCATCTACCTGATCCGCATCCCCACCATGGCACTGGAGGACTTCGCCAACGGAGCAGCGCAGTCCGGTGTACTCACGCTCAACGAGACCAACGACATCTTTCTGTGGTACACCGCCGCCAACAAGCCTGAACTGTTGTTCTGCACCAAACCTCGTAAAGGCCTGTCACCGCAGCGCTGCCACCGCTTCCAGTCCTGCGCCTACAGGAGCAACCAGTGGCGGTACAGAGGGCGCTGCGACAGCATTCAGTTTGCCGTGGACAGGCGCGTCTTCATCGCCGGCTTCGGCCTGTACGGCTCCAGCTGCGGTTCGGCCGAGTACAGCGCCAAGATCGAGCTGAAGCGCCAGGGCGTGCCGATGGCGCAGAGGATCATCAAGTACTTCTCAGACGGCTCCAGCAGCACCTTCCCCGTGTGGTTCGACTACCCAGTGCAGATCGAGCCTGACACCTTCTACACCGCCAGCGTGGTGCTGGATGGCAACGAGCTCAGCTACTTCGGCCAGGAAGGCATGACAGAGGTGCAGTGCGGGAAAGTGACCTTCCAGTTCCAGTGCTCCTCGGACAGCACCAATGGCACCGGAGTGCAGGGGGGCCAGATCCCCGAGCTCATCTTCTACGCCTGA